The Hevea brasiliensis isolate MT/VB/25A 57/8 chromosome 1, ASM3005281v1, whole genome shotgun sequence genome has a window encoding:
- the LOC110641039 gene encoding auxin-induced protein 15A-like, giving the protein MGFRLPVILLSKQILRRFSYANQTASVAMDVPKGYLAVYVGGKQKKRFVIPISYLNKSSFQELLIQAEEEFGYDHPMGGLIIPCSEYIFIDVISCLNC; this is encoded by the coding sequence ATGGGTTTCCGCCTGCCTGTTATTCTTCTTTCTAAGCAAATTCTTCGAAGGTTTTCTTATGCAAACCAGACAGCTTCAGTAGCCATGGATGTGCCAAAGGGATACCTTGCAGTCTACGTTGGAGGAAAGCAAAAGAAGCGATTTGTGATTCCGATATCATACTTGAACAAATCTTCATTCCAAGAATTATTAATCCAAGCAGAAGAAGAATTTGGATATGATCATCCAATGGGTGGTCTTATAATTCCCTGTAGTGAATACATATTCATTGATGTCATTTCTTGCTTAAATTGTTAA